One Spinacia oleracea cultivar Varoflay chromosome 4, BTI_SOV_V1, whole genome shotgun sequence DNA segment encodes these proteins:
- the LOC110783257 gene encoding protein ASYMMETRIC LEAVES 2 translates to MASSSNSPCAACKFLRRKCQPECVFAPYFPPDQPQKFANVHKVFGASNVTKLLNELHPHQREDAVNSLAYEADMRLRDPVYGCVGVISLLQHQLRQLQVDLSCARTELSKYQSFAFPTPATTCSGGGGGGVGGVGGGVLSAMASTAAATATSTHHHHNLGISLLGIGGGGRDNHHQNHLYSHHQFFPSNHQTGGGGLGINTLRGFDMAAGGSGTHGYDGGGLLAMNMNVSAAASIGQLGQLHQQPTARAAGGDDRRSIDPS, encoded by the coding sequence ATGGCGTCGTCGTCAAATTCGCCGTGTGCAGCGTGCAAGTTTCTACGCCGGAAATGTCAACCGGAATGCGTATTTGCGCCGTACTTTCCACCGGACCAACCGCAAAAGTTCGCCAACGTTCACAAAGTGTTCGGCGCAAGTAACGTAACAAAGCTTCTCAACGAGCTCCACCCACATCAGAGGGAAGACGCCGTCAACTCGCTAGCGTACGAGGCGGACATGCGGTTGCGCGACCCCGTGTACGGTTGCGTTGGTGTAATCTCTTTACTCCAACACCAGCTCAGACAACTCCAGGTGGACTTATCTTGTGCTAGAACTGAACTCTCCAAGTACCAAAGTTTCGCCTTCCCCACCCCCGCTACAACATGTAGCGGCGGTGGGGGTGGCGGAGTCGGTGGCGTCGGCGGTGGGGTTTTATCAGCTATGGCGAGCACCGCCGCCGCTACCGCAACATccacccaccaccaccacaatctCGGGATAAGTCTACTCGGTATCGGTGGTGGTGGGAGGGATAACCACCACCAGAATCACTTGTACTCCCACCACCAGTTTTTCCCTAGTAATCACCAAACGGGTGGTGGCGGACTTGGGATTAATACTTTGAGGGGGTTTGATATGGCGGCGGGCGGCAGTGGAACTCATGGTTATGATGGTGGTGGTCTTCTTGCTATGAATATGAATGTATCGGCGGCAGCCAGTATCGGGCAGCTCGGGCAGCTTCATCAACAGCCTACTGCTAGGGCTGCCGGTGGCGATGACCGCCGGAGTATTGATCCGTCTTAA
- the LOC110779309 gene encoding HMG-Y-related protein A, which translates to MAFEDHTISSTPFPDYPHMVMEAIGILSEKEGVSRDAITKHIESNYADLPPTHATHVSHTLEKLNQTGQLMTLKDDTYMLTMKQQQPPADDGDDDGDEEEEEEEEEEEEQPVKRGRGRPPKVKGPGPVSVGLDSPQQGSRPRGRPPKSRDLLAPVTRPTKPSPTGRPRGRPKKNPTEVTVTGGGPEISVGGVKRGRGRPRKS; encoded by the exons ATGGCGTTTGAAGATCACACCATTTCCAGTACTCCTTTCCCAGATTACCCTCAC ATGGTAATGGAGGCGATTGGAATCCTGAGCGAGAAAGAAGGAGTGAGCAGAGATGCAATAACGAAGCACATAGAGTCAAACTACGCAGATCTACCACCAACGCACGCCACACACGTGAGTCACACGCTCGAGAAGCTCAACCAAACAGGTCAACTCATGACGTTGAAAGACGACACCTACATGCTGACGATGAAGCAACAACAACCACCAGCTGACGACGGAGACGACGACGGTGatgaggaggaggaagaagaggaggaagaagaagaagaacagCCAGTGAAGAGAGGACGTGGACGTCCACCAAAGGTGAAAGGGCCAGGACCCGTTTCTGTTGGGCTGGATTCGCCCCAACAAGGTTCAAGGCCCAGAGGAAGGCCTCCTAAGAGTAGGGATTTACTTGCCCCGGTTACCCGGCCCACTAAGCCGAGCCCTACTGGAAGGCCACGTGGCAGGCCGAAGAAGAATCCGACGGAAGTTACCGTTACTGGTGGTGGACCCGAGATTAGTGTTGGTGGTGTGAAGAGGGGTAGAGGTCGTCCAAGGAAGAGTTGA